A genomic segment from Paramixta manurensis encodes:
- a CDS encoding TRAP transporter substrate-binding protein, whose protein sequence is MMMKKKLLAISLASAALMASMTSVAGAATVFKVAEVQPAGYPTVVALQHMGEKLKKATDGRLAMNVFAGGVLGDEDQTLQQVQIGAVDMIRVSLAPVTTIAPETSVLTLPYVFRDEDHMHKVLDGAVGKEITDAFDKDPNTRMVFLGWTDAGVRNMITKKPVQKPEDLKGMKIRVQNSPISLATLKAMGTNPVAMGVSEVFSAMQTGVVDGTENNPPTFVAHNYMPVTKYYTLTGHFIQPEMILFSKKSWDKLSADDQALMKKLGKEAQDEERVLWAKYNDESVAKMKAGGVTFQKVDRDYFVKATQSVRDQYGANYKDLMKKIADVK, encoded by the coding sequence ATGATGATGAAAAAAAAGCTACTCGCGATTTCCCTGGCTTCCGCCGCTCTGATGGCATCCATGACCTCGGTTGCGGGCGCGGCAACGGTATTTAAAGTTGCCGAAGTACAACCTGCAGGTTACCCCACCGTGGTGGCCTTACAACATATGGGCGAAAAACTAAAAAAAGCCACCGATGGGCGTCTGGCAATGAATGTTTTCGCCGGTGGCGTGCTGGGTGATGAAGACCAGACGCTGCAACAAGTACAAATTGGCGCGGTCGATATGATTCGCGTCTCATTAGCGCCGGTAACTACCATTGCGCCAGAGACCAGCGTGCTGACGCTGCCGTATGTGTTCCGCGATGAAGATCATATGCATAAGGTGCTGGATGGCGCGGTGGGCAAAGAGATTACTGACGCTTTCGATAAAGACCCGAATACCCGCATGGTGTTCCTTGGCTGGACCGATGCCGGGGTGCGGAACATGATCACCAAAAAACCGGTACAGAAACCGGAAGATCTAAAAGGGATGAAAATCCGCGTACAGAATAGCCCCATCTCACTGGCGACCCTGAAAGCAATGGGTACTAACCCCGTCGCGATGGGCGTCAGCGAAGTGTTTAGCGCCATGCAAACCGGCGTGGTTGACGGCACCGAAAATAACCCGCCGACCTTTGTGGCGCATAACTACATGCCGGTCACCAAATATTACACCTTAACCGGCCACTTCATTCAGCCGGAAATGATCCTGTTCTCGAAAAAGTCGTGGGATAAATTGTCTGCCGACGATCAGGCGCTGATGAAGAAATTGGGTAAAGAGGCGCAGGATGAAGAGCGGGTTTTATGGGCGAAATATAACGATGAATCAGTGGCGAAAATGAAAGCGGGCGGCGTCACCTTCCAAAAAGTTGATCGTGACTACTTTGTCAAAGCCACCCAATCGGTGCGCGATCAATATGGCGCTAACTATAAGGATCTGATGAAAAAGATCGCTGACGTTAAATAA
- a CDS encoding TRAP transporter small permease: MSAYSRLMDVLYLLCMVVAAIALMIMVTVIPIGIFARYALDSALSWPEPVSIVCVIIFTFIGAPVGFRAGTHICVSMVTDRLPPRARRVAEIVCDLMMIAVCIIIFQASYSLCQDMWLQPQASLPDVTFGEMYLPIPVGAIFTLLFVVERLFCGEQTQRRLVLLGGTH, translated from the coding sequence ATGTCTGCTTATTCACGTCTGATGGATGTGTTGTATTTGTTGTGCATGGTTGTCGCGGCGATTGCGCTGATGATCATGGTCACTGTTATTCCTATCGGTATTTTCGCACGCTACGCGCTGGACAGCGCCCTTTCCTGGCCCGAACCGGTGTCCATTGTCTGCGTGATTATCTTTACCTTTATCGGCGCGCCGGTCGGTTTCCGCGCCGGTACGCATATTTGCGTTTCCATGGTGACCGATCGCTTGCCGCCGCGTGCGCGCCGCGTTGCTGAGATCGTCTGCGATCTGATGATGATCGCCGTCTGCATCATTATTTTCCAGGCAAGCTATAGCCTGTGCCAAGACATGTGGCTCCAGCCGCAGGCCTCGCTGCCCGACGTAACATTTGGCGAAATGTATCTCCCGATTCCGGTAGGCGCGATTTTTACGCTGTTGTTTGTGGTAGAGCGTCTGTTCTGCGGCGAGCAGACCCAGCGTCGTTTGGTTTTACTCGGCGGCACACACTGA
- a CDS encoding TRAP transporter large permease, which yields MDALILIGSLLVLLAFGFPVAFAVGFSAFIGAWWIDLPLEAVIIQITNGINKFSLLTIPFFILAGAIMAEGGIARRLVNFAYIFVGFIRGGLSLVNIVASTFFGAISGSSIADTASIGSVMIPEMEAKGYPRDFATAVTASGSVQAVLTPPSHNSVIYSLATGGVVTISSLFVAGIFPGLLLGLCLMIMCVGFARKRGYPKGERVPFKEAVKIFFNAFWGLFTIVIILGGILSGVFTATESAAIACLWAFFVTMFIYRDFKWNQLHILLFRTIKTVTIVMVLIAFAAGFGAVMTFMQLPQIITEFFTSISSNKYVILMCINILLLLIGTLMDMAPIILILTPVLLPVTTALGVDPVHFGMIMMLNLGTGLITPPVGSVLFVASAVGKQKIEQVVRAMLPFYCLLFAVLMLITYIPAISLWLPHVMGVM from the coding sequence ATGGATGCATTAATTTTAATTGGCAGCCTGTTAGTTCTGTTAGCCTTCGGCTTTCCGGTGGCCTTCGCCGTGGGTTTCAGCGCCTTTATCGGCGCCTGGTGGATCGATCTGCCACTCGAAGCGGTGATCATCCAGATCACCAACGGCATCAATAAATTTTCTCTGTTGACCATTCCGTTCTTTATCCTCGCCGGCGCGATTATGGCTGAAGGCGGCATTGCCCGCCGTTTGGTTAATTTTGCCTATATTTTTGTCGGCTTTATCCGCGGCGGCCTGTCGCTGGTGAATATCGTTGCCTCCACCTTTTTTGGCGCGATTTCGGGTTCATCAATCGCCGACACCGCCTCAATCGGTTCGGTAATGATTCCGGAAATGGAAGCAAAAGGTTATCCGCGCGATTTTGCTACCGCGGTCACCGCCAGCGGTTCGGTCCAGGCGGTGTTAACGCCACCCAGCCATAACTCCGTAATTTACTCGCTGGCGACCGGCGGCGTCGTCACTATCTCCTCGCTGTTTGTCGCCGGTATTTTTCCCGGCTTGTTGCTCGGCTTATGTTTAATGATCATGTGTGTCGGCTTCGCCCGTAAGCGCGGCTACCCCAAAGGCGAACGCGTTCCTTTCAAGGAAGCAGTGAAGATTTTCTTTAACGCCTTCTGGGGCCTGTTCACGATTGTGATTATTTTGGGCGGGATCCTTTCCGGCGTGTTTACCGCCACCGAGTCAGCGGCGATTGCTTGCCTGTGGGCATTTTTCGTCACGATGTTTATTTATCGCGATTTCAAATGGAACCAACTGCATATTTTGCTGTTTCGCACCATTAAAACCGTGACCATTGTGATGGTGTTAATTGCCTTCGCCGCCGGGTTTGGCGCGGTGATGACCTTTATGCAGTTACCACAAATCATTACCGAGTTCTTTACCAGCATTTCGAGCAATAAATATGTCATTCTGATGTGCATCAACATCCTGCTGCTGCTGATTGGCACGCTGATGGATATGGCGCCGATCATTTTGATTTTGACGCCGGTGTTATTGCCGGTCACCACCGCGCTGGGTGTCGATCCGGTTCATTTCGGTATGATTATGATGCTGAACCTCGGTACCGGTTTAATTACTCCGCCGGTTGGCTCGGTGCTGTTTGTCGCCAGCGCGGTCGGCAAACAGAAGATTGAGCAGGTGGTGAGAGCGATGTTGCCGTTCTATTGCCTGCTGTTCGCTGTGCTGATGTTGATTACCTATATTCCGGCTATCTCGCTGTGGCTACCCCATGTGATGGGGGTGATGTAG
- the metC gene encoding cystathionine beta-lyase encodes MSTKKIETTLIGAGRAKKFTQGSVNSVIQRASSLVFDTVADKQRATAGRADGALFYGRRGTLTHFSLQEAMVELEGGAGCALYPCGAAAVSNAILSFVEAGDHVLISGAVYEPTQDFCTKILSKLNVSTTFFDHSIGAEIAEQVQPNTRVVFLESPASITMEVQDVPAIVAAVRSKAPEAIIMLDNTWAAGVLFRPLDFGVDISIQAGTKYLVGHSDAMIGTAVANARCWAQLRENSYLMGQMVDADTAYVTSRGLRTLAVRLRQHEESALQVAHWLEQRPEVARVNHPALEQCPGHTFWKRDFSGSSGLFSFVLKEKLSPYQLSQYLDNFHHFSMAYSWGGFESLILANQPEELAAIRPVAGVDFTGTLVRLHIGLEHVDDLIDDLAAGFARIKEAGGR; translated from the coding sequence ATGTCGACAAAAAAAATCGAGACCACGCTGATAGGCGCGGGTCGTGCAAAAAAATTTACCCAGGGTTCGGTTAACAGCGTTATTCAACGCGCCTCTTCCTTAGTTTTCGATACCGTTGCCGATAAACAGCGCGCGACCGCGGGTCGTGCCGATGGCGCACTGTTTTATGGCCGTCGCGGCACCTTAACCCACTTTTCCCTCCAGGAAGCGATGGTTGAACTGGAAGGCGGCGCGGGCTGTGCGCTCTATCCTTGTGGCGCGGCAGCGGTTTCTAATGCGATTCTCTCCTTCGTGGAGGCGGGCGACCATGTGTTAATCAGTGGCGCAGTGTATGAACCTACCCAGGACTTTTGTACCAAGATCCTCAGCAAGCTAAACGTTTCCACCACCTTTTTTGATCACAGCATCGGTGCGGAGATCGCCGAACAGGTGCAGCCCAACACTAGGGTGGTGTTCCTTGAATCCCCCGCGTCCATCACCATGGAAGTGCAGGACGTTCCCGCCATCGTTGCCGCCGTTCGCAGCAAAGCGCCTGAGGCGATTATCATGTTGGATAATACCTGGGCCGCCGGCGTTCTGTTTCGCCCGCTGGATTTCGGCGTGGATATCTCGATTCAAGCCGGAACCAAATACCTGGTGGGGCACTCTGATGCGATGATTGGCACCGCCGTTGCCAATGCACGCTGCTGGGCGCAACTGCGGGAAAACTCCTACCTAATGGGGCAAATGGTTGATGCCGACACCGCCTATGTCACCAGCCGCGGGCTGCGTACGCTGGCGGTACGGTTACGCCAACATGAAGAGAGCGCGTTGCAGGTTGCCCACTGGCTGGAACAGCGGCCAGAAGTTGCCAGAGTAAATCATCCGGCGCTGGAGCAGTGTCCCGGACATACTTTCTGGAAACGGGATTTTAGCGGCAGTAGCGGCCTGTTCTCCTTCGTGCTCAAGGAGAAGCTTAGCCCATATCAGTTGTCACAGTATCTCGATAACTTCCATCACTTCAGCATGGCCTATTCATGGGGCGGTTTTGAGTCGTTGATTCTGGCTAATCAACCGGAAGAGCTGGCAGCCATCCGTCCGGTTGCCGGGGTGGATTTTACCGGCACACTGGTGCGGCTGCATATCGGGCTGGAGCATGTCGACGATCTGATTGATGATCTAGCCGCCGGGTTTGCCCGTATTAAGGAAGCTGGCGGTCGCTGA
- a CDS encoding DedA family protein, protein MGVLHEIVQALWHQDFAALANPDVVWVVYCVMFITLFLENGLLPASFLPGDSLLLLAGAMIAKGVMDFVPTMVILTTAASLGCWLSYLQGRWLGNTQIVKSWLMHLPAQYHQRAWHLFNRHGLMALLVGRFLAFVRTLLPTMAGISGLKNSRFQIFNWLSGFLWVSIVVTFGYGISQVPFIKRHEDQVMAVLIILPVALLFIGLAGSVALIWKKKRRRA, encoded by the coding sequence ATGGGTGTATTACATGAGATTGTTCAGGCGCTCTGGCATCAAGATTTTGCCGCACTGGCCAATCCTGATGTGGTTTGGGTCGTTTACTGTGTAATGTTTATTACTCTCTTTCTGGAGAATGGCTTACTGCCAGCCTCTTTTTTACCGGGCGATAGCTTGTTGTTGTTGGCAGGCGCGATGATTGCCAAAGGCGTGATGGATTTTGTTCCCACCATGGTTATTCTTACCACCGCCGCCAGCCTCGGCTGTTGGTTAAGTTATCTTCAGGGGCGATGGCTGGGTAATACACAAATCGTTAAAAGCTGGTTGATGCATTTACCGGCGCAATATCATCAACGCGCCTGGCATCTGTTTAACCGCCACGGCTTGATGGCGTTGCTGGTTGGCCGTTTTCTGGCTTTCGTCCGTACATTATTGCCCACCATGGCGGGTATCTCCGGCCTGAAAAACAGCCGTTTTCAGATCTTTAACTGGCTGAGCGGGTTTTTGTGGGTCTCGATTGTGGTGACGTTTGGTTACGGCATCAGCCAGGTCCCGTTTATTAAGCGCCATGAAGACCAGGTCATGGCGGTGCTGATTATCCTGCCAGTTGCCTTGCTGTTTATCGGCTTAGCCGGCAGCGTTGCGCTGATCTGGAAAAAGAAACGGCGGCGCGCCTGA